The proteins below are encoded in one region of Parvicella tangerina:
- a CDS encoding tetratricopeptide repeat-containing sensor histidine kinase, producing the protein MIPWIKYISKLFFINVVFGCSYFFGQTSIDSLKHVLAADHSPRTNLDALGELIMAYMDSDLDSALFYCDQYNSLAIKLDDSDQIAKSYFYYTSIYGTGGNYQQLSTYAYPALEHFRSNEDAQGQIDILVILARMNGAKSEFEKAYSNYEEALQLAENNDYYDALVMINVGISNTKFLEQKLEEAETYLQKAVDIATTFPLKDSSEYLAKIYTNLGNVNSARTNDLEAIKYYKKSHNYYRKTNDKFGISLTAFNIGDVYNYNDMYDSAYKYFNITLDMGHELHNFEELYYAYLGFTELYERQNNYEKALEYQKLKFAYKDSIQIQKYDKAVVELEQQYNAEKKAAELASKEKEVALANQQKEKDQSTIKLLAIGGGVLAILSIALLFLYRRVSNANQVIKEQRNSIDQTLKQKEILLQEVHHRVKNNLQLIASLLNLQLMNLESSPAKRAIEESKSRVQAIALMHKGLYQDENYDAVNLPSYINELVDNLKTLSSSSLKSIDFKVNIESISLDIDKSVPIGLIISELISNSLKHAFVGLESGEINISITRDKDNLLLTYSDNGVGLPDNFNIEEQESLGYTIISALSDQLNGQLIFESLSPLKLLLRF; encoded by the coding sequence ATGATTCCCTGGATCAAATACATCTCAAAACTGTTTTTTATCAACGTTGTGTTTGGGTGTTCCTACTTTTTTGGACAAACCAGTATTGATAGCTTGAAACATGTTTTAGCCGCTGATCATTCTCCAAGGACAAACTTGGATGCACTGGGAGAGCTCATTATGGCCTACATGGATAGTGATTTGGACAGTGCGCTTTTTTATTGTGATCAATACAATTCTCTGGCGATTAAATTGGATGACTCTGATCAAATTGCCAAAAGTTACTTCTATTACACAAGCATATATGGTACTGGCGGAAATTATCAGCAGCTATCCACTTATGCCTACCCCGCTCTTGAACATTTCAGGTCTAATGAAGATGCCCAGGGACAGATTGATATTTTAGTGATCCTTGCACGAATGAACGGTGCAAAAAGCGAATTTGAAAAAGCGTACAGCAATTATGAAGAAGCGCTACAGCTGGCTGAAAACAACGATTACTACGATGCTTTGGTAATGATCAATGTTGGCATCTCAAACACCAAGTTCTTAGAGCAGAAACTAGAGGAAGCTGAAACTTATCTTCAAAAAGCAGTTGACATTGCCACAACATTTCCATTAAAGGATAGTTCAGAGTATTTAGCAAAAATCTACACTAACCTTGGTAATGTGAATAGCGCTCGAACAAATGACCTTGAAGCAATTAAGTATTACAAGAAAAGTCACAACTATTACAGGAAGACCAATGACAAATTTGGAATTTCACTCACAGCCTTTAACATTGGAGATGTCTACAACTATAACGACATGTATGACTCTGCGTATAAGTACTTCAACATTACCCTAGACATGGGACATGAACTACACAATTTTGAAGAGTTGTATTATGCTTATCTGGGGTTTACGGAACTTTATGAACGACAAAACAATTATGAAAAAGCCCTTGAATATCAGAAACTAAAGTTTGCTTATAAAGACTCTATTCAAATTCAAAAATACGATAAGGCAGTTGTTGAACTAGAGCAGCAGTATAATGCAGAAAAAAAGGCTGCTGAACTCGCTTCAAAAGAAAAGGAGGTAGCATTGGCCAACCAGCAAAAAGAAAAAGACCAATCAACGATTAAACTTCTTGCCATTGGTGGTGGGGTGTTGGCTATTCTTTCAATCGCTTTACTATTTTTATACAGACGGGTAAGCAACGCCAATCAGGTGATCAAAGAACAACGAAACTCGATCGATCAAACCCTGAAACAAAAAGAAATTCTCCTTCAGGAAGTTCATCACAGGGTAAAAAATAACCTTCAGCTTATTGCCAGTCTTTTAAACCTGCAACTAATGAACTTAGAAAGCTCTCCAGCTAAGAGGGCTATTGAAGAAAGTAAATCTCGAGTTCAGGCGATTGCTTTGATGCATAAAGGTTTGTATCAAGACGAGAACTATGATGCCGTTAATCTTCCTTCTTATATCAACGAACTCGTTGATAATCTTAAAACTTTATCAAGCTCCTCGTTAAAGAGCATTGATTTCAAGGTAAACATTGAATCGATCAGTCTCGATATTGACAAGTCTGTGCCCATAGGGTTGATTATTAGCGAGTTAATCAGCAACAGCTTAAAACATGCGTTTGTGGGTCTTGAATCAGGGGAAATCAATATTTCCATTACTAGAGATAAAGACAATCTCCTATTGACGTATAGTGATAATGGTGTTGGCTTACCGGATA
- a CDS encoding tetratricopeptide repeat-containing sensor histidine kinase has protein sequence MRFLLQICYSLLLFGLSLSASAQGSTEKLRKQFAKAQGSEKFELSISLVKNYMYSNNDSCDYFLQVAKDIASNLNNDRYKGTYHLTHAKISKVRSNYNDAINHSLKAISYFEAVGFSEGIIESNTIIGHIYALRGEFDKSYPYYDISIQKAEQANLPLFKINALIGKGNVLYYQDSIELAEQTMKEAINLTEKFNPLDKKATAGLYTNTGNLYLHKKDYLEAVSHYQKGFNIYYQLNDKYGMSLTAYNIGDAFLGLNEYDSAKKFYNINLFLGQELNSLEEIKYAYKGFTNLYEQQGDFQSALESYYKYVAYADSVRDDQYNAELEALTQNFQKNQQLKLSEEKLAHSEEVRAKQKVINIILTSGLVIVFIAIIVVFILYRRSVRNRELLLATSKEIEEKNIKIDKALQQKETLLKEVHHRVKNNLQLIASLLNLQSATITDETAQSAINESKSRVQAIALMHKGLYQDDNYNSVELDTYINELVENLRTLSQHASKTINFELDIEPVHLNIDKSVPIGLIISELISNSLKHAFAEKMSGEISISIKKIQDKVTLTYADDGQGLPEDFDMESQESMGFTVINALTDQIEGSLIVQSFSPFNLELIFFA, from the coding sequence TTGAGATTTCTCTTGCAAATATGTTACTCTTTACTTCTGTTTGGCCTGTCATTATCAGCCAGTGCACAGGGATCGACCGAAAAATTACGCAAACAGTTTGCTAAAGCTCAAGGAAGTGAAAAATTCGAGCTAAGCATTTCACTGGTCAAGAACTACATGTATAGTAATAATGATAGTTGTGACTACTTCCTGCAGGTTGCCAAGGACATTGCCAGCAACCTCAATAATGATCGTTATAAAGGCACCTATCACTTAACCCACGCAAAGATCTCCAAGGTTAGAAGTAATTACAACGATGCGATCAACCATTCTCTCAAGGCGATCTCTTATTTCGAAGCAGTGGGTTTTTCAGAAGGGATTATAGAAAGCAATACGATTATAGGTCACATCTATGCCCTTCGTGGTGAATTTGACAAGAGCTATCCGTATTACGATATTTCCATCCAGAAAGCAGAACAAGCCAATCTACCTTTGTTTAAGATCAACGCGTTAATAGGCAAAGGTAATGTGCTCTACTATCAAGACAGTATTGAACTGGCAGAGCAAACCATGAAGGAAGCGATCAACCTGACGGAAAAATTCAATCCTCTCGATAAAAAGGCAACAGCAGGACTATATACAAACACAGGGAACCTTTATCTACACAAGAAAGATTATCTGGAGGCGGTTTCCCATTATCAAAAAGGGTTTAACATTTACTACCAGCTAAATGATAAATACGGCATGTCTCTAACCGCTTACAATATTGGTGATGCGTTTCTGGGGCTGAATGAGTACGATTCTGCGAAAAAGTTCTACAATATTAATCTTTTTTTGGGGCAAGAGCTCAATAGTCTTGAGGAGATCAAATATGCTTATAAAGGGTTTACCAACTTGTATGAACAGCAAGGTGATTTTCAAAGTGCGCTGGAAAGCTACTATAAATACGTGGCCTATGCTGATAGTGTGCGAGATGATCAATACAATGCTGAACTGGAGGCATTGACTCAAAACTTCCAAAAAAACCAGCAACTAAAACTTTCAGAAGAAAAACTTGCTCATTCCGAAGAAGTTAGAGCAAAGCAGAAAGTGATCAATATTATTCTGACGAGTGGTTTAGTCATCGTGTTTATTGCGATTATTGTTGTGTTCATTTTATATCGAAGATCAGTAAGAAACCGGGAATTGCTTTTGGCAACCTCCAAAGAGATCGAAGAAAAAAACATCAAGATTGATAAAGCCCTCCAGCAAAAGGAAACACTACTCAAGGAAGTCCACCACAGGGTGAAGAACAACCTTCAATTAATCGCAAGTTTATTGAATCTTCAATCGGCTACTATCACCGATGAGACTGCTCAATCAGCTATCAATGAAAGCAAGTCCAGAGTTCAGGCGATTGCCTTGATGCACAAAGGCTTGTATCAAGATGATAACTACAACTCTGTGGAACTCGACACCTACATTAATGAGCTCGTTGAAAACCTTAGAACGCTCTCTCAACACGCCTCGAAAACGATCAATTTTGAGCTAGACATAGAACCTGTCCATCTAAACATCGATAAATCGGTGCCCATAGGGTTGATTATAAGCGAACTGATAAGCAACAGTCTTAAACATGCCTTTGCCGAAAAAATGTCGGGGGAGATAAGTATTTCCATTAAAAAGATTCAAGATAAGGTAACACTCACGTACGCTGATGACGGTCAAGGACTACCTGAAGACTTCGACATGGAATCACAAGAATCTATGGGCTTTACAGTGATTAACGCACTAACGGATCAAATTGAAGGCTCCCTCATCGTTCAATCATTTTCTCCATTTAATTTGGAATTGATCTTTTTTGCCTAG